Proteins co-encoded in one Chitinophagales bacterium genomic window:
- a CDS encoding DUF4139 domain-containing protein — protein MKHLLYTIALLCVFVHLQAQTLDSKAKILQSQITAATVYLNAAEVHRTTKTQLSLGTNQLIFTDLSPKMDKNSIRLTAAKGVNILSVTVRNKDRKLENKSDFIKEMEDSVEWANDQITLLNNDLEAYRLEKELLLQNKNIGGTQTGVDITELKLAADFYRLRLKDIHQLQQKTQKEIEESRTLLSNLKHRLQEPLQQWNTPKKEVLATVEANTAQSVDFELKYLVSDALWSPSYNLRATDITKPITLEYQAQIYNNTGIDWKNIQLKLSTADPTQTAAKPELEVWTLNHQQQKSYGEGIVDAKLYGYGLDTVFVIDPITYEEKMEIVRNDSNIQQVEVSELSTEFVIEKPYDIPSTASPYEVAVTRYDLDAHYKHFCVPKLDRGVFLLAQVTGWADLNLIEGPAKVYYQDTYMGTSLIQTSGIKDTLDLSLGRDEKVVITRTKRQDESGKKFLGFNVKETFLYEIALKNNRATPIQIEVQDQIPVSQEKDIQVDAIEISNAEQDELSGRLLWQYNLKAGESKKWVVAFSVKYPKGKNVVIRKSRAIYSPRFF, from the coding sequence ATGAAACACCTTCTTTACACCATCGCATTGTTGTGCGTATTTGTCCATCTGCAAGCCCAAACCCTTGATTCAAAAGCCAAAATTCTGCAAAGCCAGATTACAGCAGCGACCGTTTACCTCAATGCCGCAGAAGTCCATCGAACTACAAAAACACAACTTTCGTTGGGTACAAATCAATTGATATTCACCGACCTATCTCCGAAAATGGACAAAAATAGCATCCGCCTGACTGCTGCAAAGGGTGTCAACATCCTGTCTGTCACTGTTCGCAACAAAGACCGCAAACTAGAAAATAAATCCGATTTTATCAAAGAAATGGAGGATTCGGTAGAGTGGGCAAACGACCAAATTACCCTACTCAACAACGACTTGGAAGCCTACAGACTCGAAAAAGAACTACTGCTGCAAAACAAAAACATTGGCGGCACTCAAACGGGAGTCGACATCACCGAACTCAAACTAGCGGCTGACTTTTACCGACTTCGCCTCAAAGATATTCACCAATTGCAGCAAAAAACACAAAAGGAGATAGAAGAAAGTAGAACCCTTTTGTCCAATTTGAAACACCGCCTGCAAGAACCTTTGCAGCAATGGAACACACCCAAAAAAGAGGTTTTGGCAACTGTTGAAGCAAATACTGCACAAAGCGTTGATTTTGAATTAAAATATTTGGTATCTGATGCGCTTTGGAGTCCAAGCTATAATTTGCGGGCAACCGACATCACCAAACCCATCACCCTCGAATACCAAGCCCAAATCTATAACAACACAGGTATTGACTGGAAAAACATCCAACTCAAACTCTCTACTGCCGACCCCACACAAACCGCTGCCAAACCAGAATTGGAGGTTTGGACGCTCAACCACCAACAACAAAAATCGTACGGAGAAGGAATTGTTGATGCCAAACTTTATGGCTATGGTTTAGATACTGTTTTTGTAATAGATCCCATCACTTATGAGGAAAAAATGGAAATAGTACGGAATGATTCAAATATTCAACAAGTTGAAGTAAGCGAACTCAGCACCGAATTTGTAATTGAAAAACCATACGATATCCCTTCTACTGCAAGCCCTTATGAGGTTGCCGTAACACGATACGATTTGGATGCTCACTACAAACATTTCTGTGTACCCAAATTGGACAGAGGCGTATTTTTGTTGGCGCAGGTAACAGGTTGGGCAGATTTGAACCTCATTGAAGGGCCTGCAAAAGTGTACTACCAAGATACGTACATGGGAACATCTCTCATTCAGACAAGTGGCATCAAAGACACCTTGGATTTGTCTTTGGGCAGGGATGAAAAAGTGGTCATCACACGCACCAAACGCCAAGACGAAAGTGGCAAAAAGTTTTTGGGCTTCAATGTCAAAGAAACTTTCCTCTACGAAATTGCCCTCAAAAACAACCGTGCTACACCCATACAAATTGAAGTACAAGACCAAATCCCTGTGTCACAAGAAAAAGACATTCAAGTAGATGCCATCGAAATCAGCAATGCGGAACAAGACGAATTGAGTGGCAGATTGTTGTGGCAGTACAATCTAAAAGCTGGGGAAAGCAAAAAATGGGTAGTGGCTTTTTCGGTGAAATATCCAAAAGGGAAAAATGTGGTGATTCGGAAGTCAAGGGCTATTTATTCTCCTCGCTTTTTTTAG
- a CDS encoding GH92 family glycosyl hydrolase produces MKQTAILLIGFLALFASCNKQTKTETAQHEILTENLQDYLKYVNPFIGTGGHGHTYPGATAPFGMVQVSPDTRLEGWDGCSAYHYSDSLLYGFSHTHLSGTGVSDYGDILLMPTVGTVTLNNGADGKLGYRSAFSHDTETAKAGFYSVDLTSYNIHAKLTASKRVAYHQYTFPKSKDANIIIDLLHRDKVLEASLKVVSDTEIEGYRISDAWAKEQHVYFVAQFSKPFKQFGLALDDLIKIGAKELKGTNVKGYVKFDADTNEVIMVKVAISAVSIEGARKNLEEESPKDWNLEKIVEVMEDNVGNWQQQLNKIQIEGGTEDQKTIFYTALYHTMLAPNLYTDTNGKYRGMDNQIHTAKGFDRYTVFSLWDTYRAANPLYTLIEPKRTNDFIRTFLSQYREGGIMPIWELASNYTGCMIGYHAIPVIADAYRKGIRDYDVELAFEAMKHSAEQNHLGLDAYKTLGYIPSESESESVSKTLEYAYDDWCIAQMAKDLGKTEDYEYFLKRSQSYKNIFDPSTQFMRAKLNHTWWQPFDPAEVNFNYTEANAWQYSYYVPQDIAGFIQLLGGKSVLEARLDALFGAESATSGREQADITGLIGQYAHGNEPSHHIAYLYNYVGKPWKTQEKVRQIMEEMYHNAPDGLSGNEDCGQMSAWYVLSAMGFYPVTPAQNVYAIGSPLFDKVMLNLEDGKQFVIEAKNNSRQNKYIQRATFNDQIFTASFLRHEDIMRGGVLVFEMGDQPNEKWGSGNRDIPSSAITEHLIVPVPFVAKGDRTFMETTTVELGTVLGDDAIYYTLDGSQPSMESPVYQTSIQLTETTTLTAFAAKKNGKKSQTIQAKFFKIPENRKIELFTEYAPQYSGGGDLALIDFIRAPADFRTGSWQGYEGVDMEAVIDLGKSQEVHQLTLGCLRDQNSWIFLPTSVTFWTSDNGKDFEEVKTIKTAAIPVEMLEGSEVKDYVCEVNKSARYVKVVAKNRGDVPYWHKGVGGKCWVFVDEVVIE; encoded by the coding sequence ATGAAACAAACTGCAATCCTCCTCATCGGCTTTTTAGCTCTTTTCGCAAGTTGCAACAAGCAAACAAAAACGGAAACCGCTCAACACGAAATCCTCACAGAAAACCTTCAAGACTATTTGAAATATGTCAATCCTTTTATCGGTACAGGTGGGCATGGGCATACCTATCCTGGAGCGACTGCACCTTTCGGTATGGTGCAGGTGAGTCCAGATACCCGTTTGGAGGGTTGGGACGGCTGTTCGGCGTATCATTACAGCGATAGTTTGTTGTATGGATTCAGCCACACACATTTAAGCGGAACAGGGGTTTCGGATTATGGCGATATTTTGTTGATGCCAACGGTGGGAACGGTGACGCTCAACAATGGCGCAGATGGCAAATTGGGCTACCGTTCGGCTTTTAGCCACGATACCGAAACCGCCAAAGCAGGTTTTTACAGTGTGGATTTGACAAGTTACAACATCCATGCAAAACTAACGGCGAGCAAACGAGTTGCCTACCATCAATACACCTTCCCCAAATCAAAAGATGCCAATATCATCATCGACTTGTTGCACCGTGACAAAGTATTGGAGGCTTCATTGAAGGTCGTGAGCGATACCGAAATTGAAGGCTACCGCATTTCAGACGCTTGGGCGAAAGAACAACACGTTTATTTTGTAGCGCAATTTTCTAAACCCTTCAAGCAGTTTGGTTTGGCATTGGACGACCTTATCAAAATTGGTGCAAAAGAATTGAAGGGAACCAACGTCAAAGGTTATGTCAAATTTGATGCAGACACCAATGAAGTTATTATGGTGAAAGTGGCTATTTCGGCGGTAAGCATTGAAGGAGCGAGGAAAAATTTGGAGGAAGAAAGTCCGAAAGATTGGAATTTGGAGAAAATTGTGGAGGTGATGGAAGACAATGTCGGCAATTGGCAGCAGCAATTGAACAAAATACAGATTGAAGGAGGAACGGAAGACCAAAAAACCATTTTTTACACCGCCCTCTACCATACCATGCTTGCCCCAAATCTTTATACGGATACCAACGGCAAATACAGAGGAATGGACAATCAAATCCACACTGCCAAAGGTTTTGACCGCTACACCGTCTTTTCACTTTGGGACACCTATCGTGCTGCAAATCCGCTTTATACACTCATCGAACCCAAGCGTACCAACGATTTTATCCGAACTTTTTTGTCGCAATACCGTGAAGGCGGAATCATGCCGATTTGGGAATTGGCGAGCAATTACACAGGCTGTATGATTGGCTATCACGCCATTCCTGTCATTGCAGATGCTTACCGTAAAGGGATTCGGGACTACGATGTGGAATTGGCTTTTGAAGCGATGAAACACAGTGCCGAGCAGAATCATTTGGGCTTGGATGCCTACAAAACATTGGGTTACATACCCTCGGAATCTGAATCGGAGTCGGTTTCCAAAACCCTCGAATATGCTTACGATGATTGGTGCATTGCCCAAATGGCGAAAGATTTGGGCAAAACGGAGGACTACGAATATTTTTTGAAGCGTAGTCAATCCTACAAAAACATCTTTGACCCTTCGACCCAATTCATGCGGGCAAAACTCAATCATACGTGGTGGCAACCCTTTGACCCTGCTGAGGTAAACTTCAATTATACCGAAGCAAATGCTTGGCAATACAGCTATTATGTGCCGCAAGACATTGCAGGATTCATACAGTTGTTGGGCGGCAAATCGGTTTTGGAAGCTCGTTTAGACGCTTTGTTTGGGGCAGAATCTGCAACTTCGGGGCGAGAACAGGCGGACATCACAGGTTTGATTGGTCAATATGCACACGGCAATGAGCCGAGTCATCACATTGCATACCTCTACAACTATGTCGGAAAACCGTGGAAAACGCAGGAAAAGGTGCGGCAAATCATGGAGGAAATGTACCACAATGCGCCAGATGGTTTGTCGGGTAATGAAGACTGTGGCCAAATGTCGGCTTGGTACGTGCTGTCTGCAATGGGTTTCTATCCAGTGACTCCCGCCCAAAATGTGTATGCTATTGGTTCACCGCTTTTTGATAAGGTGATGCTCAATCTTGAGGACGGTAAACAGTTTGTCATTGAAGCGAAAAACAACAGCCGCCAAAACAAATACATTCAGCGGGCTACCTTCAATGACCAAATTTTTACGGCTTCTTTTTTGCGGCACGAAGACATCATGCGAGGGGGTGTTTTGGTTTTTGAAATGGGCGACCAACCCAATGAAAAATGGGGAAGCGGCAACCGTGATATTCCCTCCTCCGCCATCACCGAACACCTCATTGTGCCTGTGCCTTTTGTAGCGAAAGGCGACAGAACGTTTATGGAAACAACTACGGTGGAGTTGGGAACAGTTTTGGGCGACGATGCGATTTACTACACTTTGGACGGTAGCCAACCTTCAATGGAATCACCTGTTTATCAAACCTCTATCCAACTAACTGAAACAACTACTTTAACCGCCTTTGCAGCCAAAAAGAACGGCAAAAAGAGCCAAACGATTCAAGCCAAATTCTTCAAAATTCCCGAAAACCGTAAAATAGAATTGTTCACCGAATACGCTCCACAATATTCTGGTGGAGGCGATTTGGCTTTGATTGACTTCATCCGTGCGCCAGCCGATTTTAGGACAGGTTCTTGGCAGGGCTATGAAGGGGTGGACATGGAAGCGGTGATTGATTTGGGTAAATCGCAAGAGGTTCACCAACTGACACTTGGCTGTCTTCGTGACCAAAATTCGTGGATTTTCTTGCCTACTTCGGTTACTTTCTGGACTTCGGACAATGGTAAAGACTTTGAGGAGGTGAAAACCATCAAAACGGCTGCTATTCCTGTGGAAATGTTGGAGGGTTCGGAGGTGAAAGACTATGTGTGTGAGGTGAACAAATCGGCGAGGTATGTGAAGGTGGTAGCCAAAAATCGAGGTGATGTTCCGTATTGGCACAAGGGAGTTGGCGGAAAGTGTTGGGTATTTGTGGATGAGGTGGTGATTGAGTAG
- a CDS encoding molybdopterin molybdotransferase MoeA translates to MISIQQATQIVLDHICNIGTETVPLVQSLGRVLQEDLKADRDFPPFPRITMDGIAIQYQTFAAGKRTFSIEDLQAAGMAQKTLQNSDNCLEVMTGAILPKNTDTVIRYEDVEIVNGKATILLEEINDSQNVHQQGLDRQKGGLIVPKGRVISSAEIAVASTIGKTHLEISRLPKVVIVSTGDELVDVAETPLPHQIRKSNVYSLQTTLLQWGIAAETRHLPDDKAHIHQELSEYLQDFEVIILSGGVSKGKLDFVPEVLEELQVEKLFHQVAQRPGKPFWFGKTANSRVHIFALPGNPVSTFMCAHRYFQPWLRKSLGLPPFQKEFAILQSDFHFRPALTYFLQVKLKNGEDGKLWAIPVEGQGSGDLANLVDADGFLELPSDRNDFAAGEVFGLMRYRNGSEN, encoded by the coding sequence ATGATAAGCATCCAACAAGCTACCCAAATAGTCCTCGACCATATCTGCAATATAGGCACAGAAACAGTGCCTTTGGTTCAATCCTTGGGGCGAGTGCTGCAAGAAGATTTGAAGGCAGATAGAGATTTTCCTCCCTTTCCACGCATCACGATGGATGGCATAGCGATTCAATACCAAACCTTTGCAGCAGGTAAGCGCACTTTTTCGATAGAGGATTTGCAGGCTGCGGGAATGGCTCAGAAAACGCTGCAAAATAGCGACAATTGTTTGGAGGTGATGACAGGGGCCATTTTACCCAAAAATACAGATACGGTCATTCGCTACGAAGATGTGGAAATTGTGAATGGCAAGGCGACCATACTGCTTGAAGAAATCAACGACAGTCAAAACGTACATCAGCAAGGGCTGGATCGGCAAAAAGGAGGGCTGATTGTTCCAAAAGGTCGAGTTATTTCTTCGGCAGAAATTGCAGTGGCTTCAACGATTGGCAAAACACATCTGGAGATAAGTCGTTTGCCAAAAGTGGTCATTGTTTCAACAGGGGATGAATTGGTCGATGTCGCAGAAACGCCTTTGCCGCATCAAATCCGAAAATCCAACGTTTATTCGCTTCAAACTACACTGCTGCAATGGGGCATTGCAGCCGAAACCCGACATTTGCCAGACGATAAGGCGCACATTCACCAAGAATTATCGGAGTATTTGCAAGATTTTGAAGTGATTATTTTGAGTGGCGGCGTATCAAAAGGGAAGTTGGATTTTGTGCCAGAGGTATTGGAGGAATTGCAGGTCGAAAAGTTGTTTCACCAAGTAGCACAGCGACCTGGGAAGCCTTTTTGGTTTGGAAAAACAGCAAACAGTCGTGTGCATATTTTTGCTTTGCCTGGCAATCCCGTTTCGACCTTTATGTGCGCCCACCGCTATTTTCAGCCGTGGCTTCGCAAAAGTTTGGGTTTGCCTCCTTTCCAAAAAGAGTTTGCCATCCTCCAATCTGATTTTCATTTTCGACCTGCCTTGACTTATTTTTTGCAGGTGAAATTGAAGAATGGTGAGGATGGCAAACTTTGGGCGATTCCCGTTGAAGGGCAAGGCTCTGGTGATTTGGCAAATCTGGTAGATGCAGACGGCTTTTTGGAATTGCCGAGTGATCGAAACGATTTTGCAGCAGGCGAGGTGTTTGGGCTAATGCGGTATAGGAATGGGAGTGAAAATTAA
- a CDS encoding AMP-binding protein, whose protein sequence is MAAALKTLIESFYDKEKNVPNKPFLRQPFGDKWEVYTYGEVGQMARKLATGLKSLGLPPKSHIGLVSKNCREWIIADLAIMMADYISVPFFPTLSGEQIAEVLKLGDVAALFVGKLDVWDDMKTGVPADMPMIRFPHYKGGSKVEVGEDWNEFMNRFEPIEGEPSAKLDDLWTIIFTSGTTGTPKGVMLPYRAPSELMEAAKVRNVLKLDFNGDNDFFSYLPLNHIAERAIVEGGCLAFGGQISFSESLATFAKNLQESYPTTFFAVPRIWTKFHLSILAKMPQKKLDLLLKIPIISGIIKKKLKAGLGLSKARVCVSGAAPIPQSLKDWYAKIGVPIAEGYGMTENCAACTFLTTDENKPGSVGKPQDKVEVRIDPETEEVLMRAPYVMTGYYKSPDKTAETLENGWLHTGDQGRIDKDGYLYLTGRVKDTFKTAKGEFIVPAPIEWGFENNSDIEQLCLLGLGLPQPVLLVVPSEIGVTKSRQELRRSLADTLIEVNKGLESYCRVSTIVVVQDAFSVENGMLTPTLKVKRSKLNQRYKDLLLAWHEHKEEVVWE, encoded by the coding sequence ATGGCAGCAGCACTTAAAACATTGATTGAATCCTTCTATGACAAGGAAAAAAACGTTCCTAACAAACCTTTTCTCCGTCAGCCTTTTGGCGATAAATGGGAAGTTTATACCTACGGAGAAGTAGGGCAAATGGCTCGAAAACTGGCAACGGGCTTAAAATCTTTGGGCTTGCCTCCAAAAAGTCACATCGGTTTGGTTTCCAAAAATTGCAGAGAATGGATCATTGCAGATTTGGCGATTATGATGGCGGACTACATTTCTGTGCCTTTTTTCCCAACTTTATCAGGAGAACAGATTGCAGAAGTATTGAAATTGGGAGATGTAGCGGCTTTGTTTGTAGGCAAATTGGATGTTTGGGATGACATGAAAACGGGTGTTCCTGCTGATATGCCGATGATTCGATTTCCGCACTACAAAGGAGGTTCTAAGGTAGAAGTAGGTGAAGATTGGAACGAGTTCATGAATCGTTTTGAACCCATTGAAGGAGAGCCTTCTGCAAAACTCGACGACCTTTGGACCATTATTTTTACCTCTGGCACTACGGGTACACCCAAAGGAGTGATGCTTCCTTACCGTGCACCTTCTGAATTGATGGAGGCAGCTAAGGTTCGCAATGTATTGAAGTTGGACTTCAATGGCGACAATGATTTTTTCTCTTACCTGCCCTTGAATCACATTGCAGAACGTGCCATTGTTGAAGGCGGCTGCTTGGCTTTTGGAGGTCAGATTTCTTTTTCTGAATCCTTGGCTACTTTCGCTAAAAACCTACAAGAATCCTACCCTACTACTTTCTTTGCAGTACCTAGAATTTGGACGAAATTCCACCTGAGCATTCTGGCCAAAATGCCACAAAAGAAATTGGATTTGCTCCTAAAAATTCCAATTATTTCGGGAATTATCAAGAAAAAATTAAAGGCAGGTTTGGGCTTGTCTAAGGCAAGAGTCTGTGTTTCAGGTGCTGCTCCTATTCCACAGTCACTCAAAGATTGGTATGCTAAAATCGGTGTTCCCATTGCAGAGGGTTATGGCATGACCGAAAATTGTGCTGCCTGTACTTTTTTGACCACTGATGAAAACAAACCTGGTTCGGTCGGTAAACCTCAAGACAAGGTAGAAGTGCGAATTGACCCTGAAACTGAAGAGGTTTTGATGCGTGCGCCTTATGTGATGACAGGCTACTACAAATCTCCTGACAAAACTGCCGAAACACTTGAAAATGGTTGGTTGCATACGGGCGATCAAGGGCGAATTGACAAAGATGGTTATCTCTATTTGACGGGTCGGGTGAAAGATACCTTCAAAACTGCAAAAGGTGAATTCATCGTGCCTGCACCTATCGAGTGGGGTTTTGAGAACAACAGCGACATCGAACAGCTTTGTTTGTTGGGTTTGGGTCTGCCACAACCTGTGTTGTTGGTCGTTCCTTCTGAAATTGGAGTGACCAAATCTCGACAAGAATTGAGAAGAAGCCTTGCCGACACATTGATAGAGGTCAATAAAGGCTTGGAAAGTTACTGCAGAGTGTCGACGATTGTGGTGGTGCAAGATGCGTTTAGCGTGGAGAATGGAATGTTAACCCCTACTTTGAAGGTAAAACGCAGCAAGTTGAATCAACGATACAAAGATTTGTTACTGGCTTGGCACGAACACAAAGAAGAGGTGGTTTGGGAATAG
- a CDS encoding NADPH:quinone oxidoreductase family protein, with amino-acid sequence MKAILCKELGPPSKLVLEDIPSPKPGKKEVLVQIKACSINFPDTLIIQGLYQFKPELPFSPGSDIAGIVRAVGEGVKHLKVGDEVFGLVSHGGFAEEVLVPSNSCFPKPPMMDYKIAASFMMAYGTSYHALKDRAKLKEGETLLVLGASGGVGLAAVELGKIMGAKVIAAASTAEKLAICKEKGADELINYTAEDLKERVKELTGGKGADVVYDPVGGAYTEAALRATAWEGRFLIVGFPAGIAKIPMNLPLLKGCQIVGVFWGSFAMRDPQRNMANTMELIQMYAKGQLKPHIHATYSLEDAPKALEEMMNREVKGKVIIEP; translated from the coding sequence ATGAAAGCAATTCTCTGCAAAGAACTCGGACCACCTTCCAAATTGGTCTTAGAGGACATTCCCTCTCCAAAACCTGGCAAAAAAGAAGTTTTGGTACAAATCAAGGCTTGTAGCATCAACTTTCCTGACACCTTGATTATCCAAGGTTTGTATCAATTCAAACCCGAATTGCCTTTTTCTCCTGGGAGTGATATTGCAGGCATCGTGAGGGCGGTGGGCGAAGGTGTGAAACACCTCAAAGTAGGCGATGAAGTATTTGGACTGGTATCGCATGGCGGTTTTGCAGAAGAGGTGCTTGTTCCTTCAAACAGTTGTTTTCCAAAGCCTCCGATGATGGATTACAAAATTGCGGCTTCTTTTATGATGGCTTATGGTACTTCGTATCACGCCCTGAAAGACCGAGCCAAATTGAAGGAAGGCGAAACTCTTTTGGTTTTAGGTGCTTCTGGTGGTGTGGGTTTGGCGGCTGTTGAACTGGGCAAAATCATGGGTGCAAAAGTGATTGCAGCGGCTTCAACGGCAGAAAAATTGGCGATTTGTAAGGAAAAAGGGGCGGACGAACTTATCAATTATACGGCCGAAGATTTGAAGGAAAGGGTGAAGGAACTGACGGGCGGCAAGGGAGCAGATGTAGTGTATGACCCTGTTGGAGGAGCTTATACCGAAGCAGCTTTGCGGGCTACAGCTTGGGAAGGGCGTTTTTTGATTGTCGGTTTTCCTGCGGGTATTGCCAAAATCCCGATGAATTTACCCCTTTTGAAGGGTTGTCAAATTGTGGGCGTTTTTTGGGGTAGTTTTGCGATGCGTGACCCTCAGCGAAACATGGCTAACACAATGGAATTGATTCAAATGTACGCCAAAGGACAATTGAAGCCACACATTCACGCAACTTATTCTTTGGAGGATGCGCCTAAAGCATTGGAGGAAATGATGAACCGAGAGGTGAAAGGGAAGGTTATTATTGAGCCTTGA
- a CDS encoding crotonase/enoyl-CoA hydratase family protein produces MTYETYKVSIENHIAVVSFNRPNKANCLNQKGWEELQQVFEDMDANPEVRVVVLTGEGKHFCAGIDTSMLMDNVQHKGIKCEGRRREAFLIGTGKLQRNVTAIEKCRKPVIAAIHKACVGGAIDIITACDMRYATTDSYFSIKEIDWALVADLGTLQRLPKIINPSIAAELAYTGRQFDAAEAKEMGLVGQVFEDKEQMMQHVMDIATTIASKSPLCIRGTKQMLLYTRDHTVEEALNHQVLWNAAMIYSDDLMEAGMANMQKRKPTFKN; encoded by the coding sequence ATGACTTACGAAACATATAAGGTATCAATCGAAAACCACATTGCAGTTGTTTCCTTCAATCGTCCTAACAAAGCAAATTGTTTGAACCAAAAAGGCTGGGAAGAACTGCAACAAGTATTTGAAGACATGGATGCAAATCCAGAAGTGCGGGTAGTCGTTTTGACGGGGGAAGGCAAACATTTTTGTGCAGGAATTGATACGAGTATGTTGATGGACAATGTACAACACAAAGGTATCAAATGTGAAGGAAGGCGGCGAGAAGCTTTTTTAATCGGAACAGGCAAATTGCAGCGAAATGTCACCGCTATTGAGAAATGCCGCAAACCTGTCATTGCAGCCATTCACAAAGCCTGTGTGGGGGGGGCGATTGACATCATTACGGCTTGTGATATGCGCTATGCAACGACCGATTCCTACTTTTCTATCAAAGAAATAGACTGGGCTTTGGTCGCAGATTTGGGAACATTGCAGCGACTTCCCAAAATCATCAATCCGAGCATTGCAGCAGAATTGGCTTATACTGGGCGGCAATTTGACGCAGCAGAAGCCAAAGAAATGGGTTTGGTCGGACAAGTGTTTGAAGACAAAGAACAGATGATGCAACATGTTATGGATATTGCTACTACGATTGCCTCAAAATCACCACTTTGTATTCGTGGCACAAAGCAAATGTTACTCTATACCCGTGACCATACCGTTGAAGAAGCATTGAACCATCAAGTTCTTTGGAATGCTGCCATGATTTACTCCGATGATTTGATGGAGGCAGGCATGGCGAATATGCAAAAACGTAAACCAACTTTTAAAAATTAA
- a CDS encoding DUF4037 domain-containing protein codes for MQNNNELLKNLAHQEAKRLLVEDSAIQSISIVGSVAYELTDQYSDIDLLILYNDISDEQYELWRKDAEYLNPVYVIGGKEHDFMTVGRYVEGIKIDFGRIKADKFQQSVDAVIKNNDIELSHQAVLFGINNSEVFYDKGIVADWRKQIEVYPEALIFKTLQTSLTFTPKSVYEGMGVYRNDSLFIYECLVEDLKKMLQTIFCLNRVYHPGKAKGLNWIIEQQLPIQPTDFLQRMQSLLNSKEAEGVAEMLRLIAEVYELVGRERPDFDLTAFWKRFEVKLRE; via the coding sequence ATGCAAAATAACAATGAACTGCTCAAAAACTTAGCCCATCAAGAAGCCAAACGTTTGTTGGTAGAAGATTCTGCTATACAATCCATTTCTATTGTGGGTTCGGTCGCTTATGAGTTGACCGACCAATATTCTGATATTGACTTACTTATCCTCTACAACGATATTTCTGATGAACAATACGAATTGTGGAGAAAGGACGCAGAGTATTTGAATCCTGTGTATGTCATTGGCGGCAAAGAACACGATTTTATGACGGTTGGGCGATATGTGGAAGGCATCAAAATTGACTTTGGCCGCATCAAAGCAGACAAATTTCAGCAGTCGGTAGATGCAGTGATTAAGAACAATGACATTGAGTTGAGTCATCAAGCTGTTTTGTTTGGCATCAACAATTCGGAAGTTTTCTACGATAAAGGTATTGTAGCAGATTGGCGAAAGCAGATTGAAGTCTATCCAGAAGCTTTGATTTTTAAAACTTTACAAACATCACTTACTTTTACTCCAAAATCGGTCTATGAAGGTATGGGTGTGTATCGAAATGACAGCCTGTTCATTTACGAATGTTTGGTAGAGGATTTGAAGAAAATGTTACAAACGATTTTTTGCCTCAATCGGGTGTATCATCCTGGAAAAGCAAAAGGTTTGAATTGGATCATTGAGCAGCAACTGCCTATTCAACCCACTGATTTTCTGCAAAGAATGCAAAGTTTGTTGAACAGCAAAGAAGCAGAGGGCGTTGCAGAAATGCTGCGACTCATTGCGGAAGTGTATGAGTTGGTAGGGCGTGAAAGACCTGATTTTGATTTGACTGCTTTTTGGAAGCGTTTTGAAGTGAAATTGCGAGAGTGA